One Paraburkholderia aromaticivorans genomic region harbors:
- a CDS encoding LysR substrate-binding domain-containing protein: protein MSQQREAIDTYLLRVLHTLLMERSVTRAAVKLNQSQPAISAALRRLRDITGDPLLVRGKSGMVPTEYGLRLLEPVQNALREIERIKFQQHNFDPATSIRCYRIGCPDYLNVLFVPTVVERFRQAAPNATLEFHSLGPAFDYELALEDGKLDTVVGNWPEPPEQLHLSNLFVDQIVCLMSNTHPFAKRGGLTLDQYLNAPHLAPTPYSVGQRGAIDVHLARERLKRHVVVTLPYFNLAPYVLIKSDLIFTTTRLFADYYAKFLPLTVVPAPLDFPPMQYYQLWHERVHYSDEVRWLRSLVAEATKTLIEKP, encoded by the coding sequence ATGAGTCAGCAACGCGAGGCGATCGATACGTACCTATTACGCGTCTTGCACACCCTGTTGATGGAACGCAGCGTCACGCGCGCGGCCGTCAAACTGAATCAATCGCAACCCGCCATCAGCGCGGCGCTGCGCCGTTTGCGCGACATCACCGGCGACCCGCTGCTGGTGCGCGGCAAATCCGGCATGGTGCCGACGGAATACGGCTTGCGCCTGCTCGAACCGGTGCAGAACGCGCTGCGCGAGATCGAACGCATCAAGTTCCAGCAGCACAACTTCGATCCGGCCACGTCCATCCGTTGCTATCGGATCGGCTGTCCGGACTACCTGAACGTGCTGTTCGTGCCGACGGTGGTCGAGCGCTTTCGCCAGGCCGCGCCGAACGCGACGCTCGAGTTTCACTCGCTGGGGCCGGCGTTCGACTACGAACTCGCGCTCGAGGACGGCAAGCTCGACACCGTGGTCGGCAACTGGCCGGAGCCGCCCGAGCAGTTGCACCTGTCGAACCTGTTCGTCGATCAGATCGTCTGCCTGATGAGCAACACGCATCCGTTCGCCAAACGCGGCGGCCTCACGCTCGACCAGTACCTGAATGCGCCGCATCTCGCGCCTACTCCTTATTCGGTGGGCCAGCGCGGCGCGATCGACGTGCATCTCGCGCGCGAGCGGTTAAAGCGTCATGTGGTCGTGACGTTGCCGTACTTTAATCTGGCGCCGTACGTGCTGATCAAGTCCGATCTGATCTTCACGACGACTCGCCTCTTTGCCGATTACTACGCCAAGTTCCTGCCGCTCACAGTCGTGCCCGCGCCGCTCGATTTCCCGCCGATGCAGTACTACCAGTTGTGGCACGAGCGCGTGCATTACTCCGATGAAGTGCGCTGGCTGCGCAGTCTGGTCGCCGAAGCGACCAAGACGTTGATCGAAAAGCCTTGA
- a CDS encoding BMP family ABC transporter substrate-binding protein encodes MKRRNLLTAFAWGAASLALAAPLAQSARAADAPGVAFVYLGNPGDAGWTFAHDQGSKEAEAKFGNKIKITRIENVPESADSERVFRDLANKGNKIIIGSSFGYQDFELKVAKDFPDTVFLHATGYKKAPNFGTYDVRMYQGAYLAGVAAGYVTKTNTLGFVASVPIPEVIRNINAYTLGARSVNPKVHTKVIWINSWFDPGKEKQAAETLIGQGADVLLQNTDSSATLATASAKHVHAFGWDSDMKKFGPDAHLGSVVAHWGVYYNAAIQQVLDGKWKNDPVWWGIPQKAVNLEDLNTSAISADAQKQVAAKRDELAGGKWDVFTGPLKDQSGAVKVPAGKTLTDPELQRLNWYVEGVDGTLPK; translated from the coding sequence ATGAAGAGAAGAAATCTGCTGACCGCTTTCGCTTGGGGCGCGGCCTCGCTGGCGCTCGCCGCGCCGCTCGCGCAAAGCGCGCGGGCCGCCGATGCGCCGGGCGTCGCGTTCGTCTACCTCGGCAATCCGGGCGATGCCGGCTGGACCTTCGCGCACGATCAGGGCTCGAAGGAAGCGGAAGCGAAGTTCGGCAACAAGATCAAGATCACGCGCATCGAAAACGTGCCGGAATCGGCCGACTCCGAGCGCGTGTTCCGCGATCTGGCGAACAAGGGCAACAAGATCATCATCGGTTCGAGCTTCGGATATCAGGACTTCGAACTGAAGGTCGCGAAGGATTTCCCGGACACTGTGTTCCTGCACGCAACCGGCTACAAGAAGGCGCCGAACTTCGGCACCTATGACGTGCGCATGTACCAGGGCGCGTACCTGGCCGGCGTCGCCGCGGGCTATGTGACGAAGACCAACACGCTCGGCTTCGTGGCGTCGGTGCCGATTCCCGAAGTGATCCGCAACATCAACGCGTACACGCTCGGCGCGCGCTCGGTGAATCCGAAGGTGCACACCAAGGTCATCTGGATCAACAGCTGGTTCGATCCGGGCAAGGAAAAGCAGGCGGCTGAAACGCTGATCGGCCAGGGCGCCGACGTGCTGCTGCAAAACACCGATTCGAGCGCCACGCTCGCCACGGCGTCGGCCAAGCACGTGCACGCGTTCGGCTGGGATTCGGACATGAAGAAGTTCGGTCCTGACGCGCACCTCGGCTCAGTGGTCGCGCACTGGGGCGTGTATTACAACGCGGCGATCCAGCAGGTGCTGGACGGCAAGTGGAAGAACGATCCGGTGTGGTGGGGTATTCCGCAGAAGGCCGTCAACCTCGAGGATCTGAACACGTCGGCGATCTCGGCTGACGCGCAGAAGCAGGTCGCGGCCAAGCGCGACGAACTGGCGGGCGGCAAGTGGGATGTGTTCACGGGACCGCTCAAGGATCAGTCCGGCGCGGTAAAGGTGCCGGCCGGCAAGACGCTCACCGATCCGGAACTGCAACGCCTGAACTGGTATGTGGAAGGCGTGGACGGCACGCTGCCGAAGTAA
- the uraH gene encoding hydroxyisourate hydrolase: protein MGKLTTHVLDTANGRPGAGIKVELFALSGDTRRALKTTTTNDDGRCDQPLLEGNALVAGEYELVFGAGDYFASIGTKVPEPRFVDRVVLRFGVADAGAHYHVPLLVSPWSYSTYRGS from the coding sequence ATGGGAAAGCTCACTACCCATGTGCTCGACACCGCGAACGGCCGTCCCGGCGCGGGCATCAAGGTCGAACTCTTCGCGCTCTCCGGCGATACGCGCCGCGCGCTCAAAACCACTACCACCAATGACGACGGCCGCTGCGACCAGCCGCTGCTCGAAGGCAACGCACTAGTCGCGGGCGAATACGAACTCGTGTTCGGCGCCGGCGACTACTTCGCGTCGATCGGCACGAAGGTGCCGGAGCCGCGCTTCGTCGATCGCGTCGTGTTGCGCTTCGGCGTGGCCGATGCTGGCGCGCACTATCACGTGCCGCTGCTCGTGTCGCCGTGGTCGTACAGCACGTATCGCGGCAGCTAA
- a CDS encoding 8-oxoguanine deaminase — translation MTMEQAANQTNKPKKTMLVKHADVLVTMDGARRELRDGGLYIEDNRIVAVGPTADLPQTADEVLDMRGHLVIPGLVNTHHHMYQSLTRAIPAAQNAELFGWLTNLYKVWANLTPEMIEVSTLTAMAELLLSGCTTSSDHLYIYPNGSRLDDSIAAARRIGMRFHAARGSMSVGQKDGGLPPDSVVEREADILKDTQRLIETYHDEGRYAMLRVVVAPCSPFSVSRDLMRESAVMARHYGVSMHTHLAENVNDIAYSREKFGMTPAEYAEDLGWVGHDVWHAHCVQLDDAGIDLFARTGTGVAHCPCSNMRLASGIAPVKRMRLAGVPVGLGVDGSASNDGAQMVAEVRQALLLQRVGFGPDAMTAREALEIATLGGAKVLNRDDIGALAPGMAADFVSFDLRQPLFAGALHDPVAALVFCAPSQVSYSVIGGRVVVKEGQLTTLELGQVIEQHNRLAKTLYEAAA, via the coding sequence ATGACGATGGAACAAGCGGCTAATCAAACGAATAAGCCCAAAAAAACGATGCTGGTGAAGCACGCGGACGTGCTGGTCACGATGGACGGCGCCCGGCGCGAACTGCGCGACGGCGGCCTGTATATCGAGGACAACCGCATCGTTGCGGTCGGACCGACAGCGGATCTGCCGCAAACCGCCGACGAAGTGCTGGACATGCGCGGTCATCTGGTGATCCCCGGCCTCGTGAACACGCACCATCACATGTATCAGAGCCTCACGCGCGCGATTCCCGCCGCGCAGAACGCCGAACTGTTCGGCTGGCTGACCAACCTCTACAAGGTGTGGGCGAACCTCACGCCGGAGATGATCGAAGTCTCGACGCTGACGGCGATGGCCGAGCTGTTGCTGTCCGGCTGCACGACTTCCAGCGACCATTTGTATATCTATCCGAACGGCAGCCGGCTCGACGACAGCATCGCCGCGGCGCGCCGGATCGGCATGCGTTTTCATGCGGCACGCGGCAGCATGAGCGTGGGGCAGAAAGACGGCGGCCTGCCGCCGGATTCGGTGGTCGAACGTGAAGCCGACATTCTGAAGGACACGCAGCGCCTGATCGAGACGTACCACGACGAAGGGCGTTACGCGATGCTGCGCGTGGTGGTCGCGCCGTGCTCGCCGTTCTCGGTGAGCCGCGATCTGATGCGTGAGTCGGCGGTGATGGCGCGGCATTACGGCGTGTCGATGCATACGCACCTGGCGGAGAACGTCAATGACATCGCATATAGCCGCGAGAAGTTCGGCATGACGCCGGCGGAATATGCGGAAGACCTCGGCTGGGTCGGACACGATGTATGGCATGCGCACTGCGTGCAACTCGACGACGCGGGCATCGACCTGTTCGCGCGCACCGGCACCGGCGTCGCGCATTGTCCGTGTTCGAACATGCGGCTCGCGTCGGGCATCGCGCCGGTGAAGCGCATGCGTTTGGCGGGTGTGCCGGTGGGCTTGGGCGTCGACGGTTCGGCGTCGAACGATGGCGCGCAGATGGTTGCCGAAGTGCGTCAGGCTTTATTGCTGCAACGCGTCGGTTTCGGGCCGGATGCGATGACCGCACGTGAGGCATTGGAGATCGCGACGCTGGGCGGCGCGAAGGTGCTCAATCGTGACGACATCGGCGCGCTGGCGCCCGGCATGGCGGCGGATTTCGTGTCGTTCGACCTGCGCCAGCCGCTCTTCGCGGGCGCGTTGCACGACCCGGTCGCGGCACTCGTGTTCTGTGCGCCGTCGCAAGTGAGCTACAGCGTGATCGGCGGCAGGGTGGTCGTGAAAGAAGGGCAGTTGACGACGCTGGAACTCGGACAGGTCATCGAACAGCACAACCGGTTGGCGAAGACGCTTTACGAAGCAGCGGCGTAA
- a CDS encoding ABC transporter permease encodes MILPYRLEARTTPSRTMQIAVPLIAALLTLAIGFLIFSLVGRDPLQAMHAFFIEPLSSVNGWSELLLKASPLCLIGLGLAIGYRANVWNIGAEGQMLLGGIAASGVAIYFDQATGWWILPTMMIAGVLGGMAWAAIPALLKSRFNTNEILVSLMLTYVATQLLIYLVSGPWRDPQGMNFPLSEMFSGDALYPTFSGDWHWKWLRGTRLNASVFVTLIAIPLVWIFMRKSFAGYRMNVGGLAPLAARYAGFSDKKTIWTSLLISGGLAGLAGMGEISGPIGQLQATWSPGYGFTAIIVVFVGRLHPLGIVLASLLMALLYLGGEAVQTSMQLPQALSGVFQGLLLFCLLGADLFVNYRVRRRTLAAPVH; translated from the coding sequence ATGATTCTTCCGTATCGACTCGAAGCACGCACGACGCCCTCGCGCACCATGCAGATCGCCGTGCCGCTGATCGCCGCGTTGCTCACGCTCGCGATCGGCTTTCTGATCTTCAGCCTCGTCGGCCGCGATCCGCTGCAAGCCATGCACGCGTTTTTCATCGAGCCGCTGTCCAGCGTGAACGGCTGGTCCGAACTGCTGCTGAAGGCGTCGCCGTTGTGCCTGATCGGCCTGGGTCTTGCCATCGGCTATCGCGCCAACGTCTGGAACATCGGCGCCGAAGGGCAGATGCTGCTGGGCGGCATCGCCGCGAGCGGCGTCGCGATCTATTTCGACCAGGCCACCGGCTGGTGGATTCTGCCGACCATGATGATCGCCGGCGTGCTCGGCGGCATGGCGTGGGCGGCGATTCCGGCGCTGCTCAAAAGCCGCTTCAACACCAACGAGATTCTCGTCAGCCTGATGCTCACGTATGTGGCCACGCAACTGCTGATCTACCTGGTGAGCGGCCCGTGGCGCGACCCGCAAGGCATGAATTTCCCGCTCTCGGAGATGTTCAGCGGCGACGCGCTCTATCCGACCTTCTCCGGCGACTGGCACTGGAAATGGCTGCGCGGCACGCGTCTGAACGCCTCGGTGTTCGTCACGCTGATCGCGATTCCGCTCGTGTGGATCTTCATGCGCAAGAGCTTCGCGGGCTACCGCATGAACGTCGGCGGTCTCGCGCCGCTCGCCGCGCGCTACGCCGGCTTCTCGGACAAGAAGACGATCTGGACGTCGCTGCTCATCAGCGGTGGCCTCGCGGGTCTCGCCGGCATGGGCGAGATTTCCGGTCCGATCGGCCAGTTGCAGGCAACGTGGTCGCCGGGTTATGGCTTCACGGCAATCATCGTCGTATTCGTGGGACGGCTGCATCCGCTCGGCATCGTGCTCGCGAGCCTGCTGATGGCGCTGCTGTATCTCGGCGGCGAAGCGGTGCAGACCTCGATGCAACTGCCGCAGGCGCTTTCCGGCGTGTTCCAGGGGCTGTTGCTGTTCTGCCTGCTGGGTGCCGACCTGTTCGTGAACTACCGTGTGCGCCGCCGTACGCTGGCCGCCCCGGTTCACTGA
- a CDS encoding NAD(P)-dependent oxidoreductase, which produces MGAPMIRHLLRAGHTVHVWNRTRAKAEALVADGARVVDTPRELATRCDAVLLCVADAAAVEETVFGAEGLLSAAASLSGRLRWIVDHSSIPPAATRAFAQRAVALTAVRATEGARSGTDEGEGADEDEDAGTGTGTGTGTGTGTGTGTGTGTGTGTREIAGAGTDANANAVEGAIVSSIGWIDAPVSGGVAGAAAGTLAVMAGGVAADVEAVRPLLSAYAARVTHMGDVGAGQTAKLCNQTIVTATLAAIAEAVSLAQRSGLDASRLTEGLAGGWADSVLLQTFVPRMTQSGLPPIGAFRTFQKDIDTVAATAYETGTPMPVSSTVQQLLRLGAAMGLGEADLSAFIDVLQTPRGPQSQ; this is translated from the coding sequence ATGGGCGCGCCGATGATCCGGCATCTGCTACGCGCGGGGCATACCGTGCATGTCTGGAATCGGACGCGGGCCAAGGCGGAAGCGTTGGTGGCGGACGGCGCTCGGGTGGTCGACACGCCGCGCGAACTCGCGACACGATGTGACGCGGTGCTGCTGTGCGTCGCGGACGCGGCGGCGGTGGAGGAGACCGTGTTCGGCGCGGAAGGACTCTTGAGCGCCGCTGCGTCCCTATCGGGCAGGTTGCGCTGGATCGTTGATCACTCCAGCATCCCGCCGGCCGCGACGCGCGCATTCGCGCAGCGCGCGGTGGCGCTGACGGCGGTTCGCGCGACCGAAGGCGCGAGATCGGGCACGGACGAGGGCGAGGGCGCGGACGAGGACGAGGACGCAGGCACAGGCACAGGCACAGGCACAGGCACAGGCACAGGCACAGGCACAGGCACAGGCACAGGCACAGGCACAGGCACTCGCGAGATTGCGGGTGCGGGCACGGACGCGAATGCAAACGCGGTCGAAGGCGCGATCGTTAGCAGCATCGGCTGGATCGACGCCCCGGTGTCAGGCGGCGTGGCCGGCGCGGCCGCCGGCACACTGGCGGTCATGGCGGGCGGCGTCGCGGCCGACGTCGAAGCCGTCAGGCCATTGCTCAGCGCCTACGCCGCGCGTGTCACGCACATGGGCGACGTCGGTGCGGGCCAGACCGCCAAGCTGTGCAATCAGACCATCGTCACCGCGACGCTGGCGGCGATTGCCGAAGCGGTGAGCCTCGCGCAGCGCAGCGGCCTCGACGCTTCCCGGCTGACCGAAGGTCTGGCCGGCGGCTGGGCCGACTCGGTGCTGCTGCAGACGTTCGTGCCGCGCATGACACAAAGCGGCCTCCCGCCGATCGGCGCGTTCCGGACCTTTCAGAAGGATATCGACACGGTGGCGGCGACCGCGTACGAGACCGGCACGCCGATGCCGGTGTCGTCGACGGTTCAGCAATTGCTGCGGCTCGGCGCGGCAATGGGGCTCGGCGAGGCCGATCTGTCGGCCTTCATCGACGTTCTGCAGACGCCGCGCGGCCCCCAAAGCCAGTAG
- a CDS encoding dodecin, with the protein MSEHVYKQIELTGSSTISSDDAVSTAIAKASKTLRNLHWFEVTETRGQIENDKVAYWQVTIKVGLRID; encoded by the coding sequence ATGTCCGAACACGTCTACAAACAGATCGAACTGACCGGCTCGTCGACGATATCGAGCGACGACGCCGTCAGCACGGCCATTGCAAAAGCGTCGAAAACGCTGCGCAATCTGCACTGGTTCGAAGTGACGGAAACGCGGGGCCAGATCGAAAACGACAAGGTGGCTTACTGGCAGGTGACCATTAAGGTCGGCTTGCGCATCGACTGA
- a CDS encoding ABC transporter permease, whose amino-acid sequence MDIQQASSLTSSAVTAAIPLMFAGAGELVTEKSGVLNLGVEGMMLMGAVTGYAVTAITGSPWLGVLAAIGAGLAMSLLFAFLTLTMLANQVATGLSLTIFGIGLSAYVGKPYTSAAVRATIDTWTIPGLSKIPVLGPAFFSLTPLDYLAFLMFAVIGWFLYRTRAGLVLRSVGESPQVAHSVGFPVIGVRYGAVAFGGGMAGLAGGYYSIVNLHLWQEQLTSGRGWIALALVVFATWRPGRLLIGALLFGAVTGLQFYAQAIGVPVPTQFLAMLPYVATVVVLVLISRNPNTIRLNAPASLGKPFFSAG is encoded by the coding sequence ATGGACATTCAACAAGCCAGCTCGCTCACCTCGAGCGCCGTCACCGCCGCGATTCCGCTGATGTTCGCGGGTGCGGGCGAACTCGTCACCGAGAAATCGGGCGTCCTCAACCTCGGCGTCGAAGGCATGATGCTGATGGGTGCCGTGACCGGCTACGCGGTCACCGCGATCACCGGCAGCCCGTGGCTCGGCGTGCTCGCCGCGATCGGCGCCGGTCTTGCCATGTCGCTGCTGTTCGCGTTTCTCACGCTCACCATGCTCGCCAATCAGGTCGCCACCGGCCTCTCGCTGACGATCTTCGGCATCGGCCTCTCGGCGTATGTCGGCAAGCCTTATACGTCGGCGGCGGTGCGCGCGACCATCGACACGTGGACCATTCCCGGTCTTTCGAAGATTCCGGTGCTCGGGCCCGCGTTTTTCAGCCTCACGCCGCTCGACTACCTCGCGTTCCTGATGTTCGCGGTGATCGGCTGGTTCCTGTACCGCACGCGCGCGGGACTCGTGCTGCGCTCGGTTGGCGAATCGCCGCAGGTGGCGCACTCGGTCGGCTTTCCGGTGATCGGCGTGCGCTACGGCGCGGTGGCGTTCGGCGGCGGCATGGCCGGGCTCGCGGGCGGTTACTACTCGATCGTCAATCTGCACCTGTGGCAGGAGCAGCTCACCTCGGGCCGCGGCTGGATCGCGCTCGCGCTGGTCGTGTTCGCGACGTGGCGCCCAGGGCGTCTGCTGATCGGCGCTCTGCTGTTCGGCGCCGTGACCGGCCTGCAGTTCTACGCCCAGGCGATCGGCGTGCCGGTGCCGACGCAATTCCTCGCGATGCTGCCGTACGTCGCGACGGTCGTCGTGCTGGTGCTGATCTCGCGCAATCCGAACACGATCCGTCTGAATGCGCCGGCATCGCTGGGCAAACCGTTTTTCTCGGCGGGCTGA
- a CDS encoding ABC-F family ATPase — MLSTANITMQFGPKPLFENISVKFGGGNRYGLIGANGCGKSTFMKILGSDLEPSSGTVMLEPNIRLGKLRQDQFAYEDVRVLDVVMMGHAEMWAAMTERDAIYANPDATDDDYMHAAELEAKFAEYDGYTAEARAGELLLGIGIAIEDHNGPMSNVAPGWKLRVLLAQALFSKPDVLLLDEPTNNLDINSIRWLEDVLNQYNSTMIIISHDRHFLNQVCTHMADMDYGTLKVYPGNYDDYMLASTQARERQQNANAKAKERVADLQDFVRRFSANKSKARQATSRMKMIDKIKIEEFKPSSRQNPFIRFEYEKKLHNIAVVAEKISKKYERQIFNDFSVSVQPGERIAIIGENGAGKTTLLRSLLGKLALDHGTVKWAENANIGYMPQDTYEEFPDDLTLMDWIDGYRQEGDDEQMVRGTLGRLLFNADDIRKSVKVLSGGEKGRMIWGKLMLGRHNVLLMDEPTNHMDMESIESLQIALDKFEGTLIFVSHDREFVSGLANRVIEVKTNGTLNDFGGNYEDFLLSQGVQ; from the coding sequence GTGCTGTCTACCGCCAATATCACCATGCAATTCGGGCCAAAGCCCCTCTTCGAGAATATCTCGGTCAAATTCGGGGGAGGCAACCGCTATGGCCTGATCGGTGCGAACGGCTGCGGCAAGTCTACCTTCATGAAGATCCTGGGCAGCGATCTGGAACCGAGTTCGGGCACCGTGATGCTCGAACCGAACATCCGCCTCGGTAAATTGCGCCAGGATCAGTTCGCGTACGAAGATGTGCGCGTGCTCGACGTCGTGATGATGGGCCACGCTGAAATGTGGGCTGCGATGACCGAACGCGACGCGATCTACGCGAACCCGGACGCGACGGACGACGACTACATGCACGCCGCCGAACTCGAAGCGAAGTTCGCCGAGTACGACGGCTACACCGCCGAAGCACGCGCGGGCGAGCTGCTGCTCGGCATCGGCATCGCAATCGAAGACCACAACGGCCCGATGAGCAACGTGGCGCCGGGCTGGAAGCTGCGCGTGCTGCTCGCGCAGGCGCTGTTCTCGAAGCCGGACGTGCTGCTGCTCGACGAGCCGACCAACAACCTGGACATCAACTCGATCCGTTGGCTGGAAGACGTGCTCAACCAGTACAACTCGACGATGATCATCATCTCGCACGATCGACACTTCCTGAACCAGGTCTGCACGCACATGGCCGACATGGACTACGGCACGCTGAAGGTCTATCCGGGCAACTACGACGACTACATGCTGGCGAGCACGCAGGCGCGCGAGCGTCAGCAGAACGCCAACGCGAAGGCGAAGGAACGTGTGGCCGACCTGCAGGACTTCGTGCGCCGCTTCTCGGCGAACAAGTCGAAGGCGCGCCAGGCCACCAGCCGTATGAAGATGATCGACAAGATCAAGATCGAGGAATTCAAGCCGTCGTCGCGGCAGAACCCGTTCATCCGCTTCGAATACGAAAAGAAGCTGCACAACATCGCGGTGGTGGCCGAGAAGATCTCGAAGAAGTACGAGCGCCAGATTTTCAACGACTTCAGCGTCAGCGTGCAGCCGGGCGAACGTATCGCGATCATCGGCGAGAACGGCGCGGGCAAGACCACGCTGCTGCGCTCGCTGCTCGGCAAGCTCGCGCTCGATCACGGCACGGTGAAGTGGGCCGAGAACGCGAACATCGGTTACATGCCGCAGGACACGTACGAAGAGTTTCCGGACGACCTCACGCTGATGGACTGGATCGACGGCTACCGCCAGGAAGGCGACGACGAGCAGATGGTGCGCGGCACGCTCGGCCGGCTGCTGTTCAATGCCGACGACATCCGCAAGTCGGTCAAGGTGCTCTCCGGCGGCGAGAAGGGCCGCATGATCTGGGGCAAGCTGATGCTGGGCCGTCACAACGTGTTGCTGATGGACGAGCCGACCAACCACATGGATATGGAATCGATCGAGTCGCTGCAGATCGCGCTCGACAAGTTCGAAGGCACGCTGATTTTCGTGTCGCATGACCGCGAGTTCGTGAGCGGTCTCGCGAATCGCGTTATCGAAGTGAAGACGAATGGCACGTTGAACGACTTCGGTGGCAATTACGAAGACTTCTTGTTGAGTCAAGGCGTGCAGTAA
- a CDS encoding ABC transporter ATP-binding protein translates to MSDSSYSDGAAAQPADRPEQAAPRLMLQGITKQYPAVRANDDVTLIVAPGEIHAVLGENGAGKSTLMKIIYGAVRPDAGEIRWEGQTVEIANPAAARKLGIGMVFQHFSLFETLTVGENIALALDEPFDLKTLSKRIREVSADYGLDIDPQRHVHSLTVGERQRVEIVRCLLQNPRLLIMDEPTSVLTPQAVRKLFATLRRLAAEGCSILYISHKLDEIQELCDAATVMRGGRVTGHVKPKGETHASLAQLMVGHSLPDYTRREHNPGAVLLDVKHLSVESDDPFGTSLRDVSFGVHAGEIFGIAGVSGNGQAELLSALSGEKRGVRADTVTICGRAAGRLCAGGRRALGFGFVPEERLGRGAVPAMTLSENALLTAHRQQMVSSGWIKAGVMRAFAKRCIDAFDVRCGGSEALAQSLSGGNLQKYIMGREILQAPKVLVVAQPTWGVDVGAAAFIRQQLLDLSARGVAILVISEELEELFDICDRIAVLAGGRLSPVRATGATNAEEIGRWMAGLFGDREGSAPSADQPTHA, encoded by the coding sequence ATGAGCGACTCTTCTTATAGCGACGGCGCCGCCGCGCAGCCGGCAGACAGGCCGGAACAGGCGGCGCCCCGGTTGATGCTTCAGGGCATCACCAAACAATACCCGGCCGTGCGAGCCAACGACGACGTCACGTTGATCGTCGCGCCGGGCGAAATCCATGCCGTGCTCGGCGAGAATGGCGCCGGCAAAAGCACGCTGATGAAAATCATCTACGGCGCGGTGCGGCCCGACGCCGGCGAGATCCGCTGGGAAGGTCAGACGGTCGAGATCGCCAACCCGGCGGCGGCGCGCAAGTTGGGCATCGGCATGGTGTTCCAGCACTTTTCGCTGTTCGAGACGCTCACGGTCGGCGAAAACATCGCGCTCGCGCTCGACGAACCGTTCGATCTGAAGACGCTGTCCAAGCGCATCCGCGAAGTCTCGGCCGACTACGGCCTCGATATCGATCCGCAGCGTCACGTGCATAGCTTGACCGTGGGCGAGCGGCAACGCGTCGAGATCGTGCGCTGCCTGCTGCAGAACCCGCGCCTGCTGATCATGGACGAGCCGACCTCCGTGTTGACACCGCAAGCGGTCCGCAAGCTGTTCGCGACGCTACGGCGGCTGGCCGCCGAAGGCTGCAGCATCCTCTACATCAGCCACAAGCTCGACGAAATCCAGGAACTGTGCGACGCCGCGACGGTGATGCGCGGCGGCCGCGTGACCGGGCATGTGAAGCCGAAGGGCGAAACCCATGCGTCGCTCGCACAACTGATGGTCGGCCATTCGCTGCCGGATTACACGCGGCGCGAACACAATCCGGGCGCGGTGCTGCTCGACGTGAAGCACCTCTCGGTGGAAAGCGACGACCCGTTCGGCACCTCGCTGCGTGACGTGTCGTTCGGCGTGCATGCGGGCGAAATCTTCGGCATCGCGGGCGTCTCGGGTAATGGGCAGGCGGAACTGCTGTCGGCGCTGTCGGGCGAAAAGCGCGGCGTGCGCGCCGACACGGTCACGATTTGCGGCAGGGCGGCCGGGCGCCTCTGCGCGGGCGGGCGGCGCGCGCTCGGCTTCGGCTTCGTGCCGGAAGAGCGCCTCGGCCGCGGCGCGGTGCCGGCCATGACGTTGTCGGAAAACGCGCTGCTCACCGCGCATCGTCAGCAGATGGTGAGTTCGGGTTGGATCAAGGCCGGTGTGATGCGCGCGTTTGCGAAGCGCTGCATCGACGCCTTCGACGTGCGCTGCGGCGGCTCCGAAGCGCTCGCGCAAAGTCTGTCGGGCGGCAATTTGCAGAAATACATCATGGGCCGCGAGATTCTGCAGGCGCCCAAGGTGCTGGTGGTCGCGCAGCCCACGTGGGGCGTCGACGTCGGCGCGGCGGCGTTCATTCGCCAGCAGTTGCTCGATCTGTCGGCGCGCGGCGTGGCGATTCTAGTGATCTCGGAGGAGTTAGAAGAGTTATTCGACATCTGCGATCGCATCGCGGTGCTCGCAGGCGGCAGACTCTCGCCGGTGCGCGCCACGGGGGCGACCAACGCTGAGGAAATCGGCCGCTGGATGGCGGGCCTGTTCGGCGACCGCGAGGGCTCGGCGCCTTCGGCGGACCAGCCGACGCATGCCTGA